Proteins from a single region of Seriola aureovittata isolate HTS-2021-v1 ecotype China chromosome 9, ASM2101889v1, whole genome shotgun sequence:
- the LOC130174635 gene encoding MYND-type zinc finger-containing chromatin reader ZMYND8-like isoform X6, which yields MHPQSLAEEEIKTESDVVEGMDASLRSKVPDPPGSAERPVAPQKRKVSSPTHSSNGHSPSDTSPSPLKKKKKPGAVNCNNKDQDGRNDFYCWLCHREGQVLCCELCPRVYHAKCLKLPAEPEGDWFCPECEKITVAECIETQSKAMTMLTIDQLSYLLKFALQKIKQPGTEPFQKPVSLEQHPDYAEYIFHPMDLCTLEKNIKKKMYGCTEAFLADMKWILHNCIIYNGGNHKLTATAKVIVKICEHEMNEIEVCPECYLSSCQKRDNWFCEPCSQPHPLVWAKLKGFPFWPAKALREKDGQVDARFFGQHDRAWVPINNCYLMSKEIPFSVKKTKSIFNSAMQEMEVYVENIRKKFGVFNYAPFRTPYTPNNQLQMLLDPSNPSAGTVKTEKPDKLRFNFDITASPKMVLSKSSTPSGMSRRVSMTDMPRSPMSTNSSVHTGSDGEQDMEKASRNPAFHYSTGEESMDCSASPVSGKMGPAGSVTGSPKPFNPGLVPKQERTAGTGGILNLNLDRVKAEMDLKELSETVQQQQQQQQHQQQQASAALPTPKRHIRSLDKTIESCKAQLGIDEISEDVYKGVDHSDSEDSEKSDSSDSEYLSDEEHKPKSSAQDDKDKAEKKRPKPGTDRENKEGVTGTGDKATPEPLLKEKQGSNGPDRDLQDKPRTPQSQPVTDKPKAPEEGRAAAATSVAEQDSDSERELVIDLGDEHGGRDSKRARREPGASAAKTLKESNVAKLEGKLPSSATAAAPSREAASNLKDSLQPGITAALNLVSTASSGQPSASTTNSGPTSAPSPASTSVSAASPVPAAVKKQRPLLPKETAQAVQRAVVWNPTKFQTSSQKWHMQKVQRQQQHGEQSAAQTQAQTQGQTRSLQQLQSQQQNSSSSTRYQTRQAVKVQQKDPPQNTSSSTAAQVPSSSSSSFMSGDLQIPTVSADVAADIAKYTNKIMDTIKGTMTEIYNDLSKSTSGNTIAEIRRLRIEIEKLQWLHQQELSEMKHNLELTMAEMRQSLEQERERLVAEVKKQMELEKQQAVDETKKKQWCANCRKEAIFYCCWNTSYCDYPCQQAHWPEHMKSCTQSATASQQEPEAEPNSDPSVKSSVHSPATQTLPSGAGSISDKSNSPTYMDKSKDSGAVTVT from the exons ATGCATCCACAGAG TCTGGCTGAGGAGGAGATAAAGACAGAGTCTGATGTGGTAGAGGGGATGGATGCATCTCTACGATCCAAAG TCCCTGATCCACCGGGGTCAGCAGAACGACCAGTGGCGCCACAGAAAAGAAAGGTGTCGAGTCCCACCCATTCCTCCAATGGACACTCTCCCTCAGACACTTCCCCCAGCCCTctcaagaaaaagaagaagcctGGGGCCGTGAACTGTAACAATAAAGACCAG GACGGCAGGAATGACTTCTACTGCTGGCTGTGCCACCGCGAGGGCCAGGTGCTCTGCTGTGAGCTCTGCCCCAGGGTGTACCACGCCAAGTGCCTCAAACTACCAGCCGAGCCCGAGGGCGACTGGTTCTGTCCCGAGTGTGAG aaaATAACAGTTGCCGAATGCATTGAAACCCAGAGCAAGGCAATGACGATGCTGACAATAGACCAACTGTCCTACTTGCTCAAATTTGCACTCCAAAAGATTAAACAGCCAGGG ACAGAGCCTTTTCAGAAGCCTGTGTCTCTGGAACAGCATCCAGATTATGCTGAGTACATATTCCATCCCATGGACCTGTGTACTTTAGAAAAG aatatcaaaaagaaaatgtatggCTGCACAGAAGCCTTTCTTGCTGATATGAAATGGATCTTACACAACTGCATCATCTATAATGGAG GTAACCACAAACTAACAGCAACTGCGAAAGTCATTGTCAAGATTTGTGAACATGAG ATGAATGAAATTGAAGTGTGTCCAGAGTGCTACCTGTCTTCATGCCAAAAAAGGGACAATTGGTTTTGTGAGCCATGT AGTCAACCCCACCCCCTGGTCTGGGCAAAGCTTAAGGGTTTTCCTTTCTGGCCAGCAAAAGCACTTCGGGAAAAGGATGGGCAGGTAGACGCACGCTTCTTTGGGCAACATGACAG GGCCTGGGTCCCCATCAACAACTGCTACCTCATGTCCAAAGAGATCCCTTTCTctgtgaaaaagacaaaaagcattTTCAACAGTGCCATGCAAGAGATGGAGGTCTATGTGGAAAACATTCGCAAGAAATTTGGGGTCTTCAACTATGCACCCTTCCGTACTCCTTACACACCCAACAACCAGCTACAGATGCTTTTGGACCCCTCCAACCCTAGTGCTGGGACAGTGAAGACGGAGAAACCAGACAAACTTCGCTTCAACTTTGATATTACCGCATCTCCTAAGATGGTCCTCAGCAAGAGTTCTACACCCAGTGGTATGAGTCGGAGGGTCTCCATGACGGACATGCCTCGGTCCCCCATGAGCACCAACTCTTCAGTGCACACAGGGTCTGATGGGGAGCAGGACATGGAAAAGGCCAGTAGGAATCCTGCCTTCCATTACAGCACTGGAGAGGAATCAATGGACTGTTctg CGTCTCCTGTCTCAGGAAAGATGGGTCCTGCAGGAAGTGTAACAGGAAGCCCGAAGCCCTTTAACCCTGGACTCGTACCCAAGCAGGAGAGGACAGCAGGCACAGGCGGCATCCTCAATCTCAACCTGG ATCGAGTGAAGGCTGAAATGGATCTGAAGGAGCTGAGTGagactgtgcagcagcagcagcaacaacaacaacatcagcaacaacaaGCATCAGCTGCTCTCCCTACTCCAAAGAGACACATCAGGAGCCTGGACAAGACTATTGAAAGCTGCAAGGCACAGCTCG GGATAGATGAGATTTCTGAAGATGTGTATAAAGGTGTGGATCACAGTGACTCTGAAGACTCTGAGAAATCTGACTCAAGTGACAGCGAGTATCTCAGTGACGAGGAACACAAGCCAAAGAGCTCCGCCCAGGACGACAAAGacaaggcagagaaaaaaaggccTAAACCTGGCACGGACAGAGAGAATAAGGAGGGAGTAACGGGGACAGGGGATAAAGCCACCCCTGAACCCCTGCTCAAAGAGAAACAGGGCAGCAATGGCCCAGATAGGGACCTGCAGGACAAGCCCAGAACACCCCAGTCTCAGCCCGTCACTGACAAGCCTAAAGCTCCAGAGGAGGGCAGAGCAGCCGCTGCTACATCAGTGGCTGAGCAGGACTCTGATTCTGAAAGAGAGCTGGTGATTGACCTTGGGGATGAACATGGAGGCCGAGACTCAAAGAGGGCAAGAAGAGAGCCAGGGGCTTCTGCTGCCAAAACTCTCAAAGAGTCTAATGTTGCCAAGTTGGAAG GTAAACTGCCTTCAtctgctacagcagcagcaccgtCACGGGAAGCTGCCTCCAACCTGAAAGACTCCTTGCAACCTGGCATCACAGCAGCCCTCAACCTTGTTTCCACTGCATCTTCCGGACAGCCCAGTGCCAGCACAACTAACAGCGGACCCACCAGTgctccctctcctgcctccaCCTCAGTTTCCGCAGCATCCCCAGTACCTGCAGCTGTAAAGAAACAGCGCCCTCTGCTGCCTAAAGAGACAGCTCAGGCTGTGCAGCGGGCAGTGGTTTGGAATCCCACTAAGTTTCAGACGTCCTCTCAGAAGTGGCATATGCAGAAGgtgcagaggcagcagcagcatggagAGCAGTCAGCAGCGCAAACACAGGCCCAGACTCAGGGGCAAACACGTAGcctacagcagctgcagtcacaaCAGCAGAACTCCTCCTCCAGTACCCGCTATCAGACCAGACAAGCAGTCAAGG TGCAACAAAAAGACCCACCTCAGAATACGTCCTCATCCACAGCTGCCCAGGTCCCATCCAGTAGCTCTTCTTCTTTCATGTCAGGAGACTTACAGATCCCCACGGTCTCCGCCGATGTGGCTGCAGATATAGCCAAGTACACAAACAAA ATTATGGACACAATAAAGGGGACAATGACTGAAATCTACAATGACCTTTCCAAAAGCACATCAGGAAACACGATTGCAGAG ATTCGACGGTTAAGGATAGAGATTGAAAAGCTCCAGTGGCTGCATCAACAAGAGTTGTCAGAGATGAAGCACAATCTCG AACTGACAATGGCAGAGATGAGGCAGAGTCTGGAGCAGGAAAGAGAACGGTTGGTGGCTGAGGTGAAAAAGCAGATGGAGTTGGAAAAGCAGCAAGCAGTGGATGAGACCAAAAAGAAACAGTGGTGCGCTAACTGCAGAAAGGAGGCCATCTTCTACTGCTGCTGGAACACCAGTTACTGTGATTACCCCTGCCAGCAAGCCCACTGGCCAGAGCACATGAAGTCCTGCACGCAGTCAG CCACAGCTTCGCAACAGGAGCCGGAGGCAGAACCCAACTCGGACCCTTCAGTCAAATCATCAGTTCACTCTCCTGCCACACAGACCCTGCCCTCAGGAGCAGGATCCATATCAGACAAAAGCAACTCTCCCACATATATGGACAAGAGTAAGGACAGTGGTGCCGTTACTGTGACCTAA
- the LOC130174635 gene encoding MYND-type zinc finger-containing chromatin reader ZMYND8-like isoform X4: MQKRVRFKNGTHISFLLWQSCVVAWQRKNGGWAREEEGDIMYPFLAEEEIKTESDVVEGMDASLRSKVPDPPGSAERPVAPQKRKVSSPTHSSNGHSPSDTSPSPLKKKKKPGAVNCNNKDQSELRHGPFYYMKQPALTTDPVDVVPQDGRNDFYCWLCHREGQVLCCELCPRVYHAKCLKLPAEPEGDWFCPECEKITVAECIETQSKAMTMLTIDQLSYLLKFALQKIKQPGTEPFQKPVSLEQHPDYAEYIFHPMDLCTLEKNIKKKMYGCTEAFLADMKWILHNCIIYNGGNHKLTATAKVIVKICEHEMNEIEVCPECYLSSCQKRDNWFCEPCSQPHPLVWAKLKGFPFWPAKALREKDGQVDARFFGQHDRAWVPINNCYLMSKEIPFSVKKTKSIFNSAMQEMEVYVENIRKKFGVFNYAPFRTPYTPNNQLQMLLDPSNPSAGTVKTEKPDKLRFNFDITASPKMVLSKSSTPSGMSRRVSMTDMPRSPMSTNSSVHTGSDGEQDMEKASRNPAFHYSTGEESMDCSASPVSGKMGPAGSVTGSPKPFNPGLVPKQERTAGTGGILNLNLGIDEISEDVYKGVDHSDSEDSEKSDSSDSEYLSDEEHKPKSSAQDDKDKAEKKRPKPGTDRENKEGVTGTGDKATPEPLLKEKQGSNGPDRDLQDKPRTPQSQPVTDKPKAPEEGRAAAATSVAEQDSDSERELVIDLGDEHGGRDSKRARREPGASAAKTLKESNVAKLEGKLPSSATAAAPSREAASNLKDSLQPGITAALNLVSTASSGQPSASTTNSGPTSAPSPASTSVSAASPVPAAVKKQRPLLPKETAQAVQRAVVWNPTKFQTSSQKWHMQKVQRQQQHGEQSAAQTQAQTQGQTRSLQQLQSQQQNSSSSTRYQTRQAVKVQQKDPPQNTSSSTAAQVPSSSSSSFMSGDLQIPTVSADVAADIAKYTNKIMDTIKGTMTEIYNDLSKSTSGNTIAEIRRLRIEIEKLQWLHQQELSEMKHNLELTMAEMRQSLEQERERLVAEVKKQMELEKQQAVDETKKKQWCANCRKEAIFYCCWNTSYCDYPCQQAHWPEHMKSCTQSATASQQEPEAEPNSDPSVKSSVHSPATQTLPSGAGSISDKSNSPTYMDKSKDSGAVTVT; the protein is encoded by the exons atGCAAAAGAGagttagatttaaaaatggcaCCCACATCTCCTTTCTGTTGTGGCAGTCTTGTGTTGTAGCCTGGCAGAGAAAGAATGGGGGATGGgcaagggaggaggaaggggataTTATGTACCCTTT TCTGGCTGAGGAGGAGATAAAGACAGAGTCTGATGTGGTAGAGGGGATGGATGCATCTCTACGATCCAAAG TCCCTGATCCACCGGGGTCAGCAGAACGACCAGTGGCGCCACAGAAAAGAAAGGTGTCGAGTCCCACCCATTCCTCCAATGGACACTCTCCCTCAGACACTTCCCCCAGCCCTctcaagaaaaagaagaagcctGGGGCCGTGAACTGTAACAATAAAGACCAG TCAGAGCTAAGACATGGTCCCTTTTACTATATGAAGCAGCCAGCACTCACCACAGACCCTGTTGATGTTGTACCGCAGGACGGCAGGAATGACTTCTACTGCTGGCTGTGCCACCGCGAGGGCCAGGTGCTCTGCTGTGAGCTCTGCCCCAGGGTGTACCACGCCAAGTGCCTCAAACTACCAGCCGAGCCCGAGGGCGACTGGTTCTGTCCCGAGTGTGAG aaaATAACAGTTGCCGAATGCATTGAAACCCAGAGCAAGGCAATGACGATGCTGACAATAGACCAACTGTCCTACTTGCTCAAATTTGCACTCCAAAAGATTAAACAGCCAGGG ACAGAGCCTTTTCAGAAGCCTGTGTCTCTGGAACAGCATCCAGATTATGCTGAGTACATATTCCATCCCATGGACCTGTGTACTTTAGAAAAG aatatcaaaaagaaaatgtatggCTGCACAGAAGCCTTTCTTGCTGATATGAAATGGATCTTACACAACTGCATCATCTATAATGGAG GTAACCACAAACTAACAGCAACTGCGAAAGTCATTGTCAAGATTTGTGAACATGAG ATGAATGAAATTGAAGTGTGTCCAGAGTGCTACCTGTCTTCATGCCAAAAAAGGGACAATTGGTTTTGTGAGCCATGT AGTCAACCCCACCCCCTGGTCTGGGCAAAGCTTAAGGGTTTTCCTTTCTGGCCAGCAAAAGCACTTCGGGAAAAGGATGGGCAGGTAGACGCACGCTTCTTTGGGCAACATGACAG GGCCTGGGTCCCCATCAACAACTGCTACCTCATGTCCAAAGAGATCCCTTTCTctgtgaaaaagacaaaaagcattTTCAACAGTGCCATGCAAGAGATGGAGGTCTATGTGGAAAACATTCGCAAGAAATTTGGGGTCTTCAACTATGCACCCTTCCGTACTCCTTACACACCCAACAACCAGCTACAGATGCTTTTGGACCCCTCCAACCCTAGTGCTGGGACAGTGAAGACGGAGAAACCAGACAAACTTCGCTTCAACTTTGATATTACCGCATCTCCTAAGATGGTCCTCAGCAAGAGTTCTACACCCAGTGGTATGAGTCGGAGGGTCTCCATGACGGACATGCCTCGGTCCCCCATGAGCACCAACTCTTCAGTGCACACAGGGTCTGATGGGGAGCAGGACATGGAAAAGGCCAGTAGGAATCCTGCCTTCCATTACAGCACTGGAGAGGAATCAATGGACTGTTctg CGTCTCCTGTCTCAGGAAAGATGGGTCCTGCAGGAAGTGTAACAGGAAGCCCGAAGCCCTTTAACCCTGGACTCGTACCCAAGCAGGAGAGGACAGCAGGCACAGGCGGCATCCTCAATCTCAACCTGG GGATAGATGAGATTTCTGAAGATGTGTATAAAGGTGTGGATCACAGTGACTCTGAAGACTCTGAGAAATCTGACTCAAGTGACAGCGAGTATCTCAGTGACGAGGAACACAAGCCAAAGAGCTCCGCCCAGGACGACAAAGacaaggcagagaaaaaaaggccTAAACCTGGCACGGACAGAGAGAATAAGGAGGGAGTAACGGGGACAGGGGATAAAGCCACCCCTGAACCCCTGCTCAAAGAGAAACAGGGCAGCAATGGCCCAGATAGGGACCTGCAGGACAAGCCCAGAACACCCCAGTCTCAGCCCGTCACTGACAAGCCTAAAGCTCCAGAGGAGGGCAGAGCAGCCGCTGCTACATCAGTGGCTGAGCAGGACTCTGATTCTGAAAGAGAGCTGGTGATTGACCTTGGGGATGAACATGGAGGCCGAGACTCAAAGAGGGCAAGAAGAGAGCCAGGGGCTTCTGCTGCCAAAACTCTCAAAGAGTCTAATGTTGCCAAGTTGGAAG GTAAACTGCCTTCAtctgctacagcagcagcaccgtCACGGGAAGCTGCCTCCAACCTGAAAGACTCCTTGCAACCTGGCATCACAGCAGCCCTCAACCTTGTTTCCACTGCATCTTCCGGACAGCCCAGTGCCAGCACAACTAACAGCGGACCCACCAGTgctccctctcctgcctccaCCTCAGTTTCCGCAGCATCCCCAGTACCTGCAGCTGTAAAGAAACAGCGCCCTCTGCTGCCTAAAGAGACAGCTCAGGCTGTGCAGCGGGCAGTGGTTTGGAATCCCACTAAGTTTCAGACGTCCTCTCAGAAGTGGCATATGCAGAAGgtgcagaggcagcagcagcatggagAGCAGTCAGCAGCGCAAACACAGGCCCAGACTCAGGGGCAAACACGTAGcctacagcagctgcagtcacaaCAGCAGAACTCCTCCTCCAGTACCCGCTATCAGACCAGACAAGCAGTCAAGG TGCAACAAAAAGACCCACCTCAGAATACGTCCTCATCCACAGCTGCCCAGGTCCCATCCAGTAGCTCTTCTTCTTTCATGTCAGGAGACTTACAGATCCCCACGGTCTCCGCCGATGTGGCTGCAGATATAGCCAAGTACACAAACAAA ATTATGGACACAATAAAGGGGACAATGACTGAAATCTACAATGACCTTTCCAAAAGCACATCAGGAAACACGATTGCAGAG ATTCGACGGTTAAGGATAGAGATTGAAAAGCTCCAGTGGCTGCATCAACAAGAGTTGTCAGAGATGAAGCACAATCTCG AACTGACAATGGCAGAGATGAGGCAGAGTCTGGAGCAGGAAAGAGAACGGTTGGTGGCTGAGGTGAAAAAGCAGATGGAGTTGGAAAAGCAGCAAGCAGTGGATGAGACCAAAAAGAAACAGTGGTGCGCTAACTGCAGAAAGGAGGCCATCTTCTACTGCTGCTGGAACACCAGTTACTGTGATTACCCCTGCCAGCAAGCCCACTGGCCAGAGCACATGAAGTCCTGCACGCAGTCAG CCACAGCTTCGCAACAGGAGCCGGAGGCAGAACCCAACTCGGACCCTTCAGTCAAATCATCAGTTCACTCTCCTGCCACACAGACCCTGCCCTCAGGAGCAGGATCCATATCAGACAAAAGCAACTCTCCCACATATATGGACAAGAGTAAGGACAGTGGTGCCGTTACTGTGACCTAA
- the LOC130174635 gene encoding MYND-type zinc finger-containing chromatin reader ZMYND8-like isoform X1 produces the protein MQKRVRFKNGTHISFLLWQSCVVAWQRKNGGWAREEEGDIMYPFLAEEEIKTESDVVEGMDASLRSKVPDPPGSAERPVAPQKRKVSSPTHSSNGHSPSDTSPSPLKKKKKPGAVNCNNKDQSELRHGPFYYMKQPALTTDPVDVVPQDGRNDFYCWLCHREGQVLCCELCPRVYHAKCLKLPAEPEGDWFCPECEKITVAECIETQSKAMTMLTIDQLSYLLKFALQKIKQPGTEPFQKPVSLEQHPDYAEYIFHPMDLCTLEKNIKKKMYGCTEAFLADMKWILHNCIIYNGGNHKLTATAKVIVKICEHEMNEIEVCPECYLSSCQKRDNWFCEPCSQPHPLVWAKLKGFPFWPAKALREKDGQVDARFFGQHDRAWVPINNCYLMSKEIPFSVKKTKSIFNSAMQEMEVYVENIRKKFGVFNYAPFRTPYTPNNQLQMLLDPSNPSAGTVKTEKPDKLRFNFDITASPKMVLSKSSTPSGMSRRVSMTDMPRSPMSTNSSVHTGSDGEQDMEKASRNPAFHYSTGEESMDCSASPVSGKMGPAGSVTGSPKPFNPGLVPKQERTAGTGGILNLNLDRVKAEMDLKELSETVQQQQQQQQHQQQQASAALPTPKRHIRSLDKTIESCKAQLGIDEISEDVYKGVDHSDSEDSEKSDSSDSEYLSDEEHKPKSSAQDDKDKAEKKRPKPGTDRENKEGVTGTGDKATPEPLLKEKQGSNGPDRDLQDKPRTPQSQPVTDKPKAPEEGRAAAATSVAEQDSDSERELVIDLGDEHGGRDSKRARREPGASAAKTLKESNVAKLEGKLPSSATAAAPSREAASNLKDSLQPGITAALNLVSTASSGQPSASTTNSGPTSAPSPASTSVSAASPVPAAVKKQRPLLPKETAQAVQRAVVWNPTKFQTSSQKWHMQKVQRQQQHGEQSAAQTQAQTQGQTRSLQQLQSQQQNSSSSTRYQTRQAVKVQQKDPPQNTSSSTAAQVPSSSSSSFMSGDLQIPTVSADVAADIAKYTNKIMDTIKGTMTEIYNDLSKSTSGNTIAEIRRLRIEIEKLQWLHQQELSEMKHNLELTMAEMRQSLEQERERLVAEVKKQMELEKQQAVDETKKKQWCANCRKEAIFYCCWNTSYCDYPCQQAHWPEHMKSCTQSATASQQEPEAEPNSDPSVKSSVHSPATQTLPSGAGSISDKSNSPTYMDKSKDSGAVTVT, from the exons atGCAAAAGAGagttagatttaaaaatggcaCCCACATCTCCTTTCTGTTGTGGCAGTCTTGTGTTGTAGCCTGGCAGAGAAAGAATGGGGGATGGgcaagggaggaggaaggggataTTATGTACCCTTT TCTGGCTGAGGAGGAGATAAAGACAGAGTCTGATGTGGTAGAGGGGATGGATGCATCTCTACGATCCAAAG TCCCTGATCCACCGGGGTCAGCAGAACGACCAGTGGCGCCACAGAAAAGAAAGGTGTCGAGTCCCACCCATTCCTCCAATGGACACTCTCCCTCAGACACTTCCCCCAGCCCTctcaagaaaaagaagaagcctGGGGCCGTGAACTGTAACAATAAAGACCAG TCAGAGCTAAGACATGGTCCCTTTTACTATATGAAGCAGCCAGCACTCACCACAGACCCTGTTGATGTTGTACCGCAGGACGGCAGGAATGACTTCTACTGCTGGCTGTGCCACCGCGAGGGCCAGGTGCTCTGCTGTGAGCTCTGCCCCAGGGTGTACCACGCCAAGTGCCTCAAACTACCAGCCGAGCCCGAGGGCGACTGGTTCTGTCCCGAGTGTGAG aaaATAACAGTTGCCGAATGCATTGAAACCCAGAGCAAGGCAATGACGATGCTGACAATAGACCAACTGTCCTACTTGCTCAAATTTGCACTCCAAAAGATTAAACAGCCAGGG ACAGAGCCTTTTCAGAAGCCTGTGTCTCTGGAACAGCATCCAGATTATGCTGAGTACATATTCCATCCCATGGACCTGTGTACTTTAGAAAAG aatatcaaaaagaaaatgtatggCTGCACAGAAGCCTTTCTTGCTGATATGAAATGGATCTTACACAACTGCATCATCTATAATGGAG GTAACCACAAACTAACAGCAACTGCGAAAGTCATTGTCAAGATTTGTGAACATGAG ATGAATGAAATTGAAGTGTGTCCAGAGTGCTACCTGTCTTCATGCCAAAAAAGGGACAATTGGTTTTGTGAGCCATGT AGTCAACCCCACCCCCTGGTCTGGGCAAAGCTTAAGGGTTTTCCTTTCTGGCCAGCAAAAGCACTTCGGGAAAAGGATGGGCAGGTAGACGCACGCTTCTTTGGGCAACATGACAG GGCCTGGGTCCCCATCAACAACTGCTACCTCATGTCCAAAGAGATCCCTTTCTctgtgaaaaagacaaaaagcattTTCAACAGTGCCATGCAAGAGATGGAGGTCTATGTGGAAAACATTCGCAAGAAATTTGGGGTCTTCAACTATGCACCCTTCCGTACTCCTTACACACCCAACAACCAGCTACAGATGCTTTTGGACCCCTCCAACCCTAGTGCTGGGACAGTGAAGACGGAGAAACCAGACAAACTTCGCTTCAACTTTGATATTACCGCATCTCCTAAGATGGTCCTCAGCAAGAGTTCTACACCCAGTGGTATGAGTCGGAGGGTCTCCATGACGGACATGCCTCGGTCCCCCATGAGCACCAACTCTTCAGTGCACACAGGGTCTGATGGGGAGCAGGACATGGAAAAGGCCAGTAGGAATCCTGCCTTCCATTACAGCACTGGAGAGGAATCAATGGACTGTTctg CGTCTCCTGTCTCAGGAAAGATGGGTCCTGCAGGAAGTGTAACAGGAAGCCCGAAGCCCTTTAACCCTGGACTCGTACCCAAGCAGGAGAGGACAGCAGGCACAGGCGGCATCCTCAATCTCAACCTGG ATCGAGTGAAGGCTGAAATGGATCTGAAGGAGCTGAGTGagactgtgcagcagcagcagcaacaacaacaacatcagcaacaacaaGCATCAGCTGCTCTCCCTACTCCAAAGAGACACATCAGGAGCCTGGACAAGACTATTGAAAGCTGCAAGGCACAGCTCG GGATAGATGAGATTTCTGAAGATGTGTATAAAGGTGTGGATCACAGTGACTCTGAAGACTCTGAGAAATCTGACTCAAGTGACAGCGAGTATCTCAGTGACGAGGAACACAAGCCAAAGAGCTCCGCCCAGGACGACAAAGacaaggcagagaaaaaaaggccTAAACCTGGCACGGACAGAGAGAATAAGGAGGGAGTAACGGGGACAGGGGATAAAGCCACCCCTGAACCCCTGCTCAAAGAGAAACAGGGCAGCAATGGCCCAGATAGGGACCTGCAGGACAAGCCCAGAACACCCCAGTCTCAGCCCGTCACTGACAAGCCTAAAGCTCCAGAGGAGGGCAGAGCAGCCGCTGCTACATCAGTGGCTGAGCAGGACTCTGATTCTGAAAGAGAGCTGGTGATTGACCTTGGGGATGAACATGGAGGCCGAGACTCAAAGAGGGCAAGAAGAGAGCCAGGGGCTTCTGCTGCCAAAACTCTCAAAGAGTCTAATGTTGCCAAGTTGGAAG GTAAACTGCCTTCAtctgctacagcagcagcaccgtCACGGGAAGCTGCCTCCAACCTGAAAGACTCCTTGCAACCTGGCATCACAGCAGCCCTCAACCTTGTTTCCACTGCATCTTCCGGACAGCCCAGTGCCAGCACAACTAACAGCGGACCCACCAGTgctccctctcctgcctccaCCTCAGTTTCCGCAGCATCCCCAGTACCTGCAGCTGTAAAGAAACAGCGCCCTCTGCTGCCTAAAGAGACAGCTCAGGCTGTGCAGCGGGCAGTGGTTTGGAATCCCACTAAGTTTCAGACGTCCTCTCAGAAGTGGCATATGCAGAAGgtgcagaggcagcagcagcatggagAGCAGTCAGCAGCGCAAACACAGGCCCAGACTCAGGGGCAAACACGTAGcctacagcagctgcagtcacaaCAGCAGAACTCCTCCTCCAGTACCCGCTATCAGACCAGACAAGCAGTCAAGG TGCAACAAAAAGACCCACCTCAGAATACGTCCTCATCCACAGCTGCCCAGGTCCCATCCAGTAGCTCTTCTTCTTTCATGTCAGGAGACTTACAGATCCCCACGGTCTCCGCCGATGTGGCTGCAGATATAGCCAAGTACACAAACAAA ATTATGGACACAATAAAGGGGACAATGACTGAAATCTACAATGACCTTTCCAAAAGCACATCAGGAAACACGATTGCAGAG ATTCGACGGTTAAGGATAGAGATTGAAAAGCTCCAGTGGCTGCATCAACAAGAGTTGTCAGAGATGAAGCACAATCTCG AACTGACAATGGCAGAGATGAGGCAGAGTCTGGAGCAGGAAAGAGAACGGTTGGTGGCTGAGGTGAAAAAGCAGATGGAGTTGGAAAAGCAGCAAGCAGTGGATGAGACCAAAAAGAAACAGTGGTGCGCTAACTGCAGAAAGGAGGCCATCTTCTACTGCTGCTGGAACACCAGTTACTGTGATTACCCCTGCCAGCAAGCCCACTGGCCAGAGCACATGAAGTCCTGCACGCAGTCAG CCACAGCTTCGCAACAGGAGCCGGAGGCAGAACCCAACTCGGACCCTTCAGTCAAATCATCAGTTCACTCTCCTGCCACACAGACCCTGCCCTCAGGAGCAGGATCCATATCAGACAAAAGCAACTCTCCCACATATATGGACAAGAGTAAGGACAGTGGTGCCGTTACTGTGACCTAA